A genomic segment from Malus domestica chromosome 05, GDT2T_hap1 encodes:
- the LOC103435415 gene encoding cyclin-T1-3-like, producing the protein MASFSPAEATHLKDIQDRIEEGSCWYFYRKEIEENSPSRRDGIDLKKETYLRKSYCSFLQDLGIRLKVPQLTIATSIIFCHRFFLRQSHAKNDRRTIATVCMFLAGKVEETPRPLKDVILVSYEIMHKKDPKAVQRIKQKEVYEQQKELILIGERVVLGTLGFDLNVLHPYKPLVEAIKRFKVAQNALAQVAWNFVNDGLRTSLCLQFKPQHIAAGAIFLAAKFLRVKLPSDGETIWWQEFDVTPRQLEEVSNQMLELYEQNRVPASNQVADGAGSGGPHRTPAKGTASNEEHATSNSHLHAGATRPETLKPASSTPEPEQSVVGNDDGSPRTTKCRNNDYRSTEIKYDLDQNVDVESKDNQHAAPLSSNQEKIGDSQNVSEFQSEGRDEEGQEDNGKLDTIETQKLKDKQLGQSLENGQGSLGQSPQNVIKKIDKNKVKAALEKRRKSQGDMGRKKDLMDEDDLIERELEDGIELGSGSEKIKGDGSQSLPKSSTTPENVDLHPGKHQEGVWDDGTDLNSVEGEVSALADGGQGSSILSDRKRKAVTAPLDDVEKKQRHDYEPGTPNHNQFDHKEDHSRAGLVGHTDMDHIRPVQENPV; encoded by the exons ATGGCTAGTTTTTCCCCTGCTGAAGCCACTCATCTTAAAGACATTCAGGACAGGATAGAGGAAGGATCCTGTTGGTACTTCTACAGAAaggaaattgaagaaaattctcCATCTAGACGAGACGGCATTGACTTGAAGAAAGAGACATATTTACGCAAGTCATACTGTTCTTTTCTACAAGATTTGGGTATTAGACTTAAAGT ACCCCAGTTGACGATTGCAACATCCATAATTTTCTGTCATCGATTCTTTCTTCGTCAATCACACGCAAAGAATGATAGAAGG ACAATCGCGACAGTGTGTATGTTTCTTGCTGGGAAGGTTGAAGAAACTCCTCGGCCATTAAAGGATGTTATCCTTGTGTCTTATGAAATTATGCACAAGAAGGATCCTAAAGCAGTACAGAGGATCAAGCAAAAG GAGGTATATGAACAGCAGAAAGAATTAATTTTAATTGGTGAGAGGGTTGTTCTTGGGACTCTTGGttttgatcttaatgtactccaTCCATATAAACCCCTTGTTGAGGCGATAAAGAGATTCAAAGTAGCTCAAAATGCCCTTGCTCAAGTTGCATGGAATTTTGTTAACGATGG ACTTCGGACATCTCTATGTTTGCAATTTAAACCCCAGCACATTGCAGCTGGTGCCATTTTTCTTGCTGCCAAGTTCTTAAGAGTAAAGCTCCCGTCAGATGGCGAGACAATCTGGTGGCAAGAGTTTGACGTCACCCCACGCCAATTGGAGG AAGTTAGCAATCAAATGTTGGAACTGTATGAACAAAATCGAGTTCCAGCTTCCAATCAAGTGGCAGATGGTGCAGGTAGTGGTGGCCCTCATCGGACTCCAGCCAAAGGTACAGCTAGCAATGAAGAACATGCTACAAGCAACAGTCATCTACACGCTGGAGCTACAAGGCCTGAAACCTTGAAGCCTGCATCATCTACGCCAGAACCTGAGCAGTCAGTTGTTGGAAATGATGACGGATCTCCTAGAACTACAAAATGTCGAAATAATGACTACAGAAGTACTGAAATAAAATATGATCTGGACCAGAATGTTGATGTAGAATCCAAAGATAATCAACACGCTGCACCATTGTCATCCAACCAGGAGAAGATTGGAGATTCTCAAAACGTATCAGAATTTCAGTCAGAGGGACGTGATGAAGAAGGTCAAGAAGATAATGGGAAACTTGATACAATAGAAACCCAGAAGTTGAAGGACAAACAATTAGGTCAGAGCCTGGAAAATGGGCAAGGTTCACTTGGCCAGTCACCTCAGAATGTTATAAAGAAGATTGACAAAAACAAGGTGAAGGCAGCATTGGAAAAACGACGGAAGAGCCAAGGGGATATGGGTCGAAAAAAGGACTTGATGGATGAGGATGATCTGATTGAGAGGGAACTGGAAGATGGTATTGAACTGGGTTCTGGGAGTGAGAAAATCAAGGGAGACGGGAGTCAAAGCTTACCTAAGTCCTCAACCACACCAGAAAATGTGGACCTGCATCCAGGAAAACATCAAGAGGGTGTCTGGGATGATGGAACTGATCTAAATAGTGTAGAAGGTGAGGTATCTGCACTCGCTGATGGTGGCCAAGGATCTTCCATTTTAAGTGACCGCAAGAGAAAAGCAGTAACCGCTCCACTTGATGATGTAGAGAAGAAGCAGCGGCATGATTATGAACCTGGAACCCCGAACCATAATCAGTTTGATCATAAAGAAGATCACAGCAGGGCGGGCCTGGTCGGACACACTGATATGGATCACATAAGGCCAGTACAGGAAAATCCTGTCTGA